One Rutidosis leptorrhynchoides isolate AG116_Rl617_1_P2 unplaced genomic scaffold, CSIRO_AGI_Rlap_v1 contig577, whole genome shotgun sequence DNA window includes the following coding sequences:
- the LOC139884609 gene encoding F-box/kelch-repeat protein At3g06240-like — MGTTISKQEKTIDDLPEDILLNVFLRLSIKTLGFCLCVKKKWLSIIKNPQFISLYTTNKTEKIPYSVLWHDFYNWQIFIDNDRFDFYKNLYLPDNIYKDDASIAVSDGVLCLAKKTGVIVLWNPTIQKTLTLPEPSFGKHLRSEEKYVLGFAFDSLANDYKVIKIICSKDEQSHQVGVFTLRSKSWKLVSETNPSYILSGPALPSINDALHWLGFSDDNIYPDIVGFDVNAEVFREFKLPNIDVNAEVGGDFECHHLELWVMKEYGHVESWTKIWTFSGSRHSISSRSFGARILGLRVKGEILWQMLSDTSMVPRELELLLPSISTNPESEEEKSVTLFQIYNGNRYFQESLLLLDDTNAVNEDVSSEFSLFRISIYFVIVSQFFIFYQS; from the exons ATGGGCACGACAATCTCAAAACAAGAGAAAACTATTGATGATTTGCCGGAAGACATTCTGTTGAACGTATTTCTAAGACTATCAATCAAAACTCTTGGCTTCTGCCTCTGCGTGAAGAAGAAATGGCTTTCCATCATCAAGAACCCTCAGTTCATCTCCTTATACACCACCAACAAGACTGAAAAGATCCCATATTCGGTTTTGTGGCACGATTTCTATAACTGGCAGATATTTATCGACAATGACAGGTTCGATTTCTACAAGAACTTGTATCTTCCTGACAACATATACAAGGATGATGCATCCATTGCTGTTTCCGATGGCGTTCTCTGTCTCGCCAAGAAAACTGGTGTCATTGTGTTATGGAATCCCACTATTCAGAAGACCCTAACCCTCCCGGAACCCAGTTTCGGTAAACATTTACGCAGCGAGGAAAAATATGTGCTGGGATTTGCTTTTGATTCCCTGGCTAATGACTACAAGGTCATTAAAATTATCTGTTCTAAAGACGAGCAGTCACATCAAGTTGGGGTTTTCACATTACGTAGCAAATCCTGGAAGCTTGTTTCTGAAACCAACCCTAGTTACATTCTATCCGGACCTGCTCTTCCGAGCATTAATGATGCTCTACATTGGCTTGGCTTCTCTGATGATAATATTTATCCTGACATTGTGGGATTTGATGTAAATGCTGAGGTATTTCGAGAATTCAAGTTGCCAAACATTGACGTTAATGCTGAGGTAGGTGGAGATTTCGAGTG TCATCATCTAGAATTATGGGTGATGAAAGAGTACGGTCATGTGGAGTCGTGGACCAAGATATGGACGTTTAGTGGCTCGCGACATTCCATTTCTTCCCGGTCCTTCGGTGCAAGAATATTGGGGCTTCGAGTTAAAGGGGAGATTTTGTGGCAAATGTTGTCGGATACATCTATGGTCCCTAGGGAACTGGAGTTACTCTTACCGTCCATTTCAACCAATCCTGAGAGTGAAGAAGAGAAGAGCGTTACACTTTTCCAAATTTATAATGGCAATAGATATTTCCAAGAAAGCTTGCTTCTGCTGGATGATACTAACGCCGTTAACGAAGACGTGAGCTCGGAGTTCTCATTGTTCAGAATCTCAATTTATTTTGTTATTGTTTCTCAGTTCTTCATATTTTACCAAAGCTGA